A window of Apium graveolens cultivar Ventura chromosome 8, ASM990537v1, whole genome shotgun sequence contains these coding sequences:
- the LOC141677595 gene encoding uncharacterized protein LOC141677595 isoform X1 encodes MAKKVQPEPVDILPAPSSSDDETDDQDGSSSDTDDEQHPPPSQKPQNQQPQNEEEESDGDDSDDETEDDEPEPVVKKPSLQQPQETPESDDDDESDDVSDETQSSPTASGFTIKPIVSKSPEPKTPTSKTARVKSRAKRPADSEETDKASKPVSKNQDKVKGGNAKRPAEVEVEKVSKSKKGKVSNWEAKVEKDSKSKKGDDESGEVEGKKSIIKWSEKDEVALLGGMIDYKAETGEDVNSKVDTFYDYAKDLISVSLTKNQLYEKIKRLKKKFQTNSDKWQNGEEPVFLKPHESKLFELSQKIWGSEGAVTEGNDSKVKTSKKKVKEGNVVSNASTPLKPDTSRELFVQEEIKDTIMEDKKEETKDFWSLYPRLCASLESEASGYLSLKIGDLKDYVKEVVSTIGEEKARELEDMWKDVHVMDHQLYAKRTFLISKQAEAMLERGING; translated from the exons ATGGCCAAAAAGGTGCAGCCTGAGCCTGTTGATATTCTCCCTGCCCCTTCTTCTTCTGATGATGAAACTGATGATCAAGATGGCTCTAGTAGTGATACTGATGATGAACAACATCCCCCACCATCTCAAAAACCCCAAAATCAACAACCCCAGAATGAAGAAGAAGAATCTGATGgtgatgattctgatgatgaaaCTGAAGATGATGAGCCTGAGCCCGTTGTAAAGAAACCATCTTTACAACAACCCCAAGAGACTCCAGaatctgatgatgatgatgagtctgatgatgTTTCTGATGAGACTCAGAGCTCACCTACTGCTTCTGGTTTCACTATTAAGCCTATTGTTTCGAAATCTCCTGAGCCTAAAACTCCTACTTCTAAGACTGCCCGGGTTAAGTCCCGGGCTAAGCGCCCTGCTGATTCTGAGGAAACTGATAAGGCCTCTAAGCCTGTTTCCAAGAATCAAGATAAAGTTAAAGGGGGCAATGCTAAGCGCCCCGCggaggttgaggttgagaaggtTTCCAAGAGTAAGAAGGGTAAGGTATCCAATTGGGAGGCGAAAGTCGAAAAGGATTCCAAGAGTAAGAAAGGAGATGATGAGAGTGGTGAAGTTGAGGGGAAGAAGAGTATTATTAAGTGGAGTGAGAAAGATGAGGTTGCTTTATTGGGTGGGATGATTGATTATAAGGCCGAGACGGGTGAGGATGTGAATTCCAAAGTGGATACATTTTATGATTATGCCAAAGATTTGATTTCGGTTAGTCTTACCAAAAATCAATTGTATGAGAAGATTAAGAGGTTGAAGAAGAAATTTCAGACTAATTCGGACAAATGGCAGAATGGTGAGGAGCCTGTGTTTTTGAAGCCTCATGAGAGTAAGTTGTTTGAGCTTTCTCAGAAGATTTGGGGTAGTGAAGGGGCTGTGACTGAAGGGAATGATAGTAAGGTGAAGACTAGCAAAAAAAAGGTTAAGGAGGGGAATGTGGTCAGTAATGCCAGTACACCGTTGAAACCGGACACAAGCAGGGAGCTTTTCGTGCAAGAGGAAATTAAGGATACAATTATGGAGGATAAGAAGGAAGAGACAAAGGATTTTTGGTCATTGTATCCACGGTTGTGTGCATCTCTTGAATCTGAGGCCTCTGGCTATTTATCGCTGAAGATAGGGGATTTAAAGGATTATGTGAAGGAGGTAGTTAGCACTATAGGGGAAGAAAAGGCGAGAGAACTGGAGGACATGTGGAAAGATGTTCACGTCATGGATCATCAGCTGTATGCCAAGAGGACATTTTTGATCAGCAAACAAGCTGAAGCT ATGTTAGAAAGGGGGATCAATGGTTAA
- the LOC141677595 gene encoding uncharacterized protein LOC141677595 isoform X2, protein MAKKVQPEPVDILPAPSSSDDETDDQDGSSSDTDDEQHPPPSQKPQNQQPQNEEEESDGDDSDDETEDDEPEPVVKKPSLQQPQETPESDDDDESDDVSDETQSSPTASGFTIKPIVSKSPEPKTPTSKTARVKSRAKRPADSEETDKASKPVSKNQDKVKGGNAKRPAEVEVEKVSKSKKGKVSNWEAKVEKDSKSKKGDDESGEVEGKKSIIKWSEKDEVALLGGMIDYKAETGEDVNSKVDTFYDYAKDLISVSLTKNQLYEKIKRLKKKFQTNSDKWQNGEEPVFLKPHESKLFELSQKIWGSEGAVTEGNDSKVKTSKKKVKEGNVVSNASTPLKPDTSRELFVQEEIKDTIMEDKKEETKDFWSLYPRLCASLESEASGYLSLKIGDLKDYVKEVVSTIGEEKARELEDMWKDVHVMDHQLYAKRTFLISKQAEAVSNLFIN, encoded by the coding sequence ATGGCCAAAAAGGTGCAGCCTGAGCCTGTTGATATTCTCCCTGCCCCTTCTTCTTCTGATGATGAAACTGATGATCAAGATGGCTCTAGTAGTGATACTGATGATGAACAACATCCCCCACCATCTCAAAAACCCCAAAATCAACAACCCCAGAATGAAGAAGAAGAATCTGATGgtgatgattctgatgatgaaaCTGAAGATGATGAGCCTGAGCCCGTTGTAAAGAAACCATCTTTACAACAACCCCAAGAGACTCCAGaatctgatgatgatgatgagtctgatgatgTTTCTGATGAGACTCAGAGCTCACCTACTGCTTCTGGTTTCACTATTAAGCCTATTGTTTCGAAATCTCCTGAGCCTAAAACTCCTACTTCTAAGACTGCCCGGGTTAAGTCCCGGGCTAAGCGCCCTGCTGATTCTGAGGAAACTGATAAGGCCTCTAAGCCTGTTTCCAAGAATCAAGATAAAGTTAAAGGGGGCAATGCTAAGCGCCCCGCggaggttgaggttgagaaggtTTCCAAGAGTAAGAAGGGTAAGGTATCCAATTGGGAGGCGAAAGTCGAAAAGGATTCCAAGAGTAAGAAAGGAGATGATGAGAGTGGTGAAGTTGAGGGGAAGAAGAGTATTATTAAGTGGAGTGAGAAAGATGAGGTTGCTTTATTGGGTGGGATGATTGATTATAAGGCCGAGACGGGTGAGGATGTGAATTCCAAAGTGGATACATTTTATGATTATGCCAAAGATTTGATTTCGGTTAGTCTTACCAAAAATCAATTGTATGAGAAGATTAAGAGGTTGAAGAAGAAATTTCAGACTAATTCGGACAAATGGCAGAATGGTGAGGAGCCTGTGTTTTTGAAGCCTCATGAGAGTAAGTTGTTTGAGCTTTCTCAGAAGATTTGGGGTAGTGAAGGGGCTGTGACTGAAGGGAATGATAGTAAGGTGAAGACTAGCAAAAAAAAGGTTAAGGAGGGGAATGTGGTCAGTAATGCCAGTACACCGTTGAAACCGGACACAAGCAGGGAGCTTTTCGTGCAAGAGGAAATTAAGGATACAATTATGGAGGATAAGAAGGAAGAGACAAAGGATTTTTGGTCATTGTATCCACGGTTGTGTGCATCTCTTGAATCTGAGGCCTCTGGCTATTTATCGCTGAAGATAGGGGATTTAAAGGATTATGTGAAGGAGGTAGTTAGCACTATAGGGGAAGAAAAGGCGAGAGAACTGGAGGACATGTGGAAAGATGTTCACGTCATGGATCATCAGCTGTATGCCAAGAGGACATTTTTGATCAGCAAACAAGCTGAAGCTGTGAGTAATCTGTTTATTAATTGA
- the LOC141677711 gene encoding CSC1-like protein ERD4, with amino-acid sequence MDLSSFLTSLATSFIIFIILMLLFAWLSGKPGNSVVYYPNRILNGLDPGSKTRNPFTWISEAMSSTEKDILSVSGVDTAVYFVFLATALGILLISGLVLVPILLPVALTDHGKNGKNGKTTSNGTFSDLDKLSMGNIREKSPRLWVFVFAVYWVSFVTYYLLWKAYNHVSDLRAAALMSPEVKAEQFAVLVRDIPAPPQGQTRKEQVDSYFKAIYPDTFYRSMVVTDNKKVNKLWTELEGYKKKLAHTEAVYAESKGKGNSEGARPMNKTGFLGLIGAKVDTIDYCNEKINDLITKLEAEQKVVLREKQQASALVFFTSRVTAASAGQNLHSRMVDTWTVVNAPEPRQVIWSNLPKQFYQRQIRQYVVYFIVFMTIVFYMIPIGLVSAFTTLANLKKLLPFIKPVVKQDAIRTVLEAYLPQLALIIFLAMLPKFLLFLSKAEGIPSESHAVRAASGKYFYFSVLNVFIGVTLGGTLFSTLKTIQKSTDTIVPLLASSLPGNATFFLTFVALKFFVGYGLELSRIVPLIIYHLKRKYVCKTEAELKEAWTPGDLNYGTRFPGDMLILTIVFCYSVIAPIIIPFGVIYFGLGWLVLRNQALKVFVPSYESNGQMWPHIHTRIVAALLLFQVTMFGYFGVNKFIYAPVIIPLPICSLIFAFVCSKKFYRFFHDTALEIAKEELKEVPNMEVVFKSYIPPPLAGEKSDDDQFEDALSQISRSVSSV; translated from the exons ATGGATTTGAGCTCGTTCTTGACGTCCTTAGCGACGTCGTTTATCATCTTCATCATACTCATGTTACTGTTTGCTTGGTTGTCCGGCAAACCCGGGAACAGTGTAGTTTACTATCCGAACCGGATCTTGAACGGACTGGATCCTGGGTCCAAGACCCGGAACCCGTTTACTTGGATAAGTGAAGCAATGTCTTCCACTGAAAAAGATATCTTATCTGTCTCTGGTGTTGATACTGCTGTCTACTTTGTCTTCTTGGCCACTG CATTGGGTATATTGTTGATATCTGGCCTTGTACTAGTACCCATACTTCTGCCAGTCGCTCTTACAGATCATGGTAAAAACGGGAAAAATGGCAAGACTACCAGCAATGGGACTTTTAGCGACCTTGACAAATTATCTATGGGGAACATCAGA GAAAAAAGTCCTCGGTTATGGGTATTTGTTTTTGCTGTCTACTGGGTTTCATTCGTAACATATTACCTATTATGGAAGGCCTACAATCATGTATCTGATTTAAGAGCTGCAGCACTGATGTCCCCGGAAGTTAAAGCTGAACAGTTTGCTGTGCTAGTTAGAGACATACCTGCTCCTCCTCAAGGTCAAACCAGAAAGGAGCAGGTTGACTCGTATTTTAAAGCAATCTATCCCGACACATTTTACAGATCAATGGTTGTTACAGACAACAAGAAG GTCAACAAGTTATGGACGGAATTGGAAGGGTACAAAAAGAAGCTTGCACATACAGAAGCTGTATATGCCGAGTCCAAAGGGAAAGGCAATTCTGAAGGAGCAAGACCAATGAACAAAACTGGTTTCCTTGGTCTCATTGGTGCTAAGGTAGATACAATAGACTATTGTAATGAAAAAATCAACGATTTGATTACTAAATTGGAAGCTGAACAAAAAGTGGTTCTTAGAGAAAAACAGCAAGCTTCAGCTCTTGTTTTCTTTACCAGTAGGGTAACTGCAGCATCTGCAGGTCAAAACCTACATTCCCGTATGGTTGACACATGGACTGTTGTCAATGCTCCTGAACCCCGTCAAGTTATATGGAGTAATCTCCCAAAACAGTTCTATCAGAGGCAGATACGACAATATGTTGTTTATTTTATTGTCTTTATGACTATAGTTTTTTACATGATACCAATTGGATTAGTTTCTGCATTTACAACTCTAGCAAACTTGAAGAAACTCCTCCCATTTATAAAGCCAGTGGTGAAACAGGATGCAATTAGAACAGTGTTAGAAGCTTACCTTCCTCAGCTAgcacttattatatttctagcCATGCTGCCAAAATTCCTCCTCTTTTTATCTAAGGCTGAAGGAATTCCTTCAGAAAGCCATGCAGTAAGGGCTGCCTCGGGGAAATATTTTTATTTCTCCGTGTTGAATGTATTTATTGGTGTTACGCTGGGTGGAACTCTTTTCAGTACATTAAAAACCATCCAGAAAAGTACAGATACTATTGTTCCGTTACTGGCAAGCAGTCTTCCCGGAAATGCAACGTTTTTCTTGACCTTTGTGGCTCTCAA GTTCTTTGTTGGCTATGGGCTTGAGCTCTCCAGAATAGTTCCTTTGATTATTTATCACTTAAAACGGAAGTATGTATGTAAAACCGAGGCCGAACTGAAGGAAGCTTGGACTCCTGGCGACCTGAATTATGGAACTAGATTTCCTGGTGATATGCTTATTCTTACAATCGTCTTCTGCTACAGTGTCATTGCTCCTATAATTATTCCATTTGGGGTGATATACTTCGGCCTGGGATGGTTGGTTCTCCGAAATCAG GCGCTAAAAGTCTTTGTTCCCTCGTACGAAAGCAATGGACAGATGTGGCCTCACATACATACACGCATTGTAGCTGCTTTGCTCCTATTTCAAGTTACCATGTTTGGTTACTTTGGAGTGAACAAGTTCATTTACGCACCAGTTATAATTCCACTCCCAATTTGCTCCCTCATCTTTGCGTTTGTTTGCTCTAAGAAATTCTATAGATTTTTCCACGACACTGCACTGGAAATTGCTAAGGAAGAACTGAAGGAAGTTCCAAACATGGAAGTTGTATTTAAATCTTATATTCCACCTCCTTTGGCTGGCGAAAAGTCAGACGACGATCAGTTTGAAGATGCTTTATCTCAAATTTCCAGGAGTGTATCCTCTGTTTAA